The proteins below come from a single Comamonas antarctica genomic window:
- a CDS encoding CsbD family protein, with protein sequence MNEDRVAGNWKQFKGKIREQWGKLTDDDLDVVAGKRDQFIGRIQERQGLVKEEAENQLKDWQARNPDFRFDD encoded by the coding sequence ATGAACGAAGATCGAGTTGCAGGAAACTGGAAACAATTCAAGGGCAAGATCCGTGAGCAATGGGGCAAGCTCACCGATGACGATCTTGATGTCGTTGCCGGCAAGCGAGACCAGTTCATCGGCCGCATCCAGGAGCGCCAGGGTCTGGTCAAGGAAGAGGCGGAGAACCAGTTGAAGGACTGGCAAGCCCGCAATCCCGATTTCCGTTTCGACGATTAA
- a CDS encoding sensor domain-containing protein has protein sequence MSHPFEAFWHQTLDALLEAVWLIDEDTLCIRFANRAAAKLSGYDRQAMHGMPVQALAATPQDLCLWEDASQWQTGSQTLTQVQCRDGLLRPVEQRLERIAGPSGSDSGWLLLTMLDRSEQAHTEHELEGLLSDLRATLDSTADGMLVCSQDGSIRAFNHRLAAIWDLPRHMLVERNDASILDYMAAKVLDREGYALRLEELRRQPLIDSTDVLALEGGKIIERRSVPQLKRGAPVGRIHTYRDITREVEVQAGLQLAARVFDCSLDAIFIADAGHRLVRANPACLRLMGDHEVAGRSVREMFGCSAPANWYGAAAQEWSSGGFWQGNLWLEQGAQQRCAVRLSWVALRDAQDVVFQTIGFMRDLTQQQQAQQRIEELAFSDALTGLPNRLSLAAHVAQAIERAADTREVFAILFIDLDHFKIINDSLGHQFGDRVLKLVAERLLSCLRSDDMLSRLGGDEFVLYLQGCDEALAASVAQRILREMLRPFLLDGIGFSVQCSIGVAQYPGHGHTLDELIMQADTAMYRVKERGRGHYSFYQPQMNSGLLSRMKLEHAMRQALEHGRMAVFFQPQVHIGSNRIVGAEALLRWTDPDFGVVSPGVFIPMAEESGYIVTLGAWVLEQSIREAARWSEKGLPLKVSVNVSALEFRQPDFVERLRSLLAHHGLPSHLLELELTESILLQDAQEMAARVRSIADLGVGLVIDDFGTGYSSLGYLKKLPIAKIKIDQSFVRGLPHDAGDRAIVSAIISLGKALGTEVVAEGVETGEQRDCLRALHCHFFQGFLCSPGLPPDAFGARMSELGVLVEDDWRAALHGGAEVDLQGGSAERQ, from the coding sequence ATGAGCCATCCGTTCGAAGCTTTCTGGCACCAGACTCTCGATGCGCTGCTCGAAGCCGTGTGGTTGATCGACGAAGACACGCTGTGCATCCGCTTTGCCAACCGCGCGGCCGCGAAGCTCTCGGGCTACGACCGCCAAGCCATGCATGGCATGCCGGTGCAGGCGCTGGCCGCGACGCCGCAGGACCTGTGCCTCTGGGAGGATGCGAGCCAGTGGCAGACGGGCTCGCAGACACTGACCCAGGTGCAGTGCCGCGATGGCCTGCTGCGTCCGGTCGAACAGCGCCTGGAGCGCATTGCCGGCCCCTCGGGCAGCGATTCTGGCTGGCTGCTGCTGACGATGCTGGACCGCAGCGAGCAGGCGCATACCGAGCATGAACTCGAAGGCCTGCTGTCCGACCTGCGCGCCACGCTGGATTCGACGGCCGACGGCATGCTGGTCTGCAGCCAGGACGGCAGCATCCGCGCCTTCAACCACCGCCTGGCGGCGATCTGGGACCTGCCCCGGCACATGCTGGTGGAGCGCAACGATGCCTCCATCCTCGACTACATGGCCGCCAAGGTGCTGGACCGCGAGGGCTATGCGCTGCGCCTCGAGGAACTGCGGCGCCAGCCGCTGATCGACAGCACCGACGTGCTGGCGCTCGAAGGCGGGAAGATCATCGAGCGCCGCTCCGTGCCCCAGCTCAAGCGCGGCGCGCCCGTGGGCCGGATCCACACCTACCGCGACATCACGCGCGAAGTCGAGGTCCAGGCCGGATTGCAGCTGGCAGCGCGCGTGTTCGACTGCAGCCTTGACGCGATCTTCATTGCCGATGCCGGGCACCGGCTGGTGCGTGCCAATCCCGCGTGCCTGCGGCTGATGGGCGACCACGAGGTCGCCGGACGCAGCGTGCGCGAGATGTTCGGCTGCAGCGCACCGGCCAACTGGTACGGCGCCGCGGCCCAGGAGTGGAGCAGCGGCGGCTTCTGGCAGGGCAATCTCTGGCTGGAGCAGGGCGCGCAGCAGCGCTGCGCGGTGCGCCTGTCCTGGGTGGCGCTGCGCGATGCGCAGGACGTGGTGTTCCAGACCATCGGCTTCATGCGCGACCTGACGCAGCAGCAGCAGGCCCAACAGCGCATCGAGGAGCTGGCCTTCAGCGATGCGCTCACCGGGCTGCCCAACCGCCTGAGCCTGGCCGCTCATGTGGCCCAGGCCATCGAGCGGGCCGCGGACACGCGCGAAGTGTTTGCCATCCTGTTCATCGATCTCGACCACTTCAAGATCATCAACGACTCGCTGGGCCACCAGTTCGGCGACCGCGTGCTGAAGCTGGTCGCGGAGCGCCTGCTGTCCTGCCTGCGCTCGGACGATATGCTCAGCCGGCTGGGGGGCGATGAGTTCGTGCTCTATCTGCAGGGCTGCGACGAGGCCCTGGCCGCGAGCGTCGCGCAGCGCATCCTGCGCGAGATGCTGCGCCCCTTCCTGCTGGACGGAATCGGATTCTCGGTGCAGTGCAGCATCGGCGTGGCCCAGTATCCAGGCCATGGCCACACGCTCGATGAACTGATCATGCAGGCCGATACCGCGATGTACCGCGTCAAGGAACGCGGCCGCGGGCACTACAGCTTCTACCAGCCGCAGATGAACTCGGGGCTGCTGTCGCGCATGAAGCTCGAGCATGCGATGCGCCAGGCGCTCGAGCACGGGCGCATGGCGGTTTTCTTCCAGCCGCAGGTGCATATCGGCAGCAACCGGATCGTGGGCGCCGAGGCGCTGCTGCGCTGGACCGATCCCGATTTCGGCGTGGTGTCGCCCGGGGTCTTCATTCCCATGGCCGAGGAGTCGGGCTACATCGTCACGCTGGGCGCCTGGGTGCTCGAGCAGTCGATCCGCGAGGCTGCGCGCTGGAGCGAAAAGGGACTGCCGCTGAAGGTGTCGGTCAATGTGTCCGCACTGGAGTTCCGCCAGCCCGACTTCGTCGAGCGGCTTCGGTCGCTGCTGGCGCACCATGGCCTGCCCTCCCATCTGCTGGAACTGGAATTGACCGAAAGCATCCTGCTGCAGGACGCGCAGGAGATGGCGGCGCGCGTGCGCTCGATTGCCGATCTGGGCGTGGGCCTGGTCATCGATGATTTCGGCACCGGCTACTCCAGCCTCGGCTATCTCAAGAAGCTGCCGATCGCCAAGATCAAGATCGACCAGTCCTTCGTGCGCGGCCTGCCGCATGACGCAGGCGACCGCGCCATCGTCAGTGCGATCATCAGCCTGGGCAAGGCCCTGGGCACCGAGGTCGTTGCCGAAGGCGTGGAGACGGGGGAGCAGCGCGACTGCCTGCGGGCGCTGCATTGCCATTTCTTCCAGGGTTTCCTGTGTTCTCCCGGGTTGCCGCCCGATGCCTTTGGTGCGCGCATGAGCGAGCTGGGCGTCTTGGTGGAGGACGACTGGCGCGCCGCGCTGCACGGCGGCGCCGAGGTGGACCTGCAAGGCGGCAGCGCTGAGCGGCAATAA
- a CDS encoding HD-GYP domain-containing protein: MNSSVLINPQALRVGMYIQLEVGWMRHPFPVNSFRIASDSQLQTVQALGLDAIRYFPDRSDIVASEAADAGIADAVSDAHATIDARVEAQQLPAPASDAAAPEPEAAPARSAQRWQCCDARYRAAAQDYLQLQANAATEPAQAMARAGAMVQSYLQDVLPTGDLVIRLLSETSGNRQAEHPINVTVLSLLLGKALGMGAAQLQELGMAALLHDIGKDSAPGAPLPTRAQYERHVGDSVALAMGMGASSEVLTAIAQHHEFADGSGFPLHLIDEDLSPAGKVLCLVNAYDRQCNPEHAQTGQTPHEALSALYSQQRERFDAVMLRAFIRMMGVYPPGSVVQLADGRYAMVVSVNSSRPLKPEVLVYDASVPAALAQPLDLEKCAGISIRRSLRLDQLPREVLSYLSPRQRICYFFERAVEPGNAQAGAA; encoded by the coding sequence GTGAACTCATCTGTCCTGATCAATCCGCAAGCCTTGCGCGTAGGCATGTACATCCAGCTGGAAGTCGGCTGGATGCGCCATCCTTTTCCCGTCAACAGCTTTCGCATTGCCTCCGATAGCCAGCTCCAGACCGTCCAGGCGCTCGGGCTGGATGCCATCCGTTATTTTCCCGACCGCAGCGACATCGTTGCTTCCGAAGCTGCGGATGCCGGCATTGCCGATGCTGTCTCCGATGCGCATGCGACCATCGATGCGCGTGTGGAGGCGCAGCAACTCCCGGCTCCCGCTTCGGATGCAGCCGCGCCAGAGCCCGAGGCAGCGCCGGCGCGCAGCGCGCAGCGCTGGCAGTGCTGCGATGCACGCTATCGCGCTGCCGCGCAGGACTACTTGCAGCTCCAGGCCAATGCCGCCACCGAACCGGCGCAGGCCATGGCCCGCGCCGGCGCCATGGTGCAGAGCTACCTGCAGGATGTGCTGCCCACGGGCGACCTGGTGATCCGGCTGCTGTCCGAAACCTCGGGCAACCGCCAGGCCGAGCATCCGATCAACGTCACCGTGCTGAGCCTGCTGCTGGGCAAGGCGCTGGGCATGGGTGCCGCCCAGTTGCAGGAGCTGGGCATGGCAGCGCTCTTGCACGACATAGGCAAGGACTCGGCGCCCGGGGCGCCTTTGCCGACGCGTGCGCAATACGAGCGCCATGTGGGCGATTCGGTGGCTCTGGCGATGGGCATGGGGGCATCCAGCGAGGTGCTGACGGCCATTGCCCAGCACCACGAATTTGCCGACGGCAGCGGCTTTCCGCTGCACCTGATCGACGAGGACCTGAGCCCGGCGGGCAAGGTGCTGTGCCTGGTCAACGCCTATGACCGCCAGTGCAATCCCGAGCATGCGCAGACCGGCCAGACCCCGCACGAGGCCTTGTCCGCGCTGTACTCCCAGCAACGCGAGCGCTTCGACGCCGTGATGCTGCGCGCCTTCATCCGCATGATGGGCGTCTATCCGCCCGGCTCGGTGGTGCAGCTCGCCGATGGGCGTTACGCGATGGTGGTATCGGTCAACAGCTCGCGTCCGCTCAAGCCCGAGGTGCTGGTGTACGACGCCAGCGTGCCGGCAGCGCTGGCGCAGCCGCTGGATCTCGAGAAGTGCGCCGGGATCAGCATCCGGCGCAGCCTGCGCCTCGACCAGTTGCCGCGCGAGGTGCTGAGCTATCTCTCGCCGCGCCAGCGTATCTGCTATTTCTTCGAACGTGCGGTGGAGCCCGGCAATGCGCAGGCGGGCGCAGCATGA
- a CDS encoding sulfite exporter TauE/SafE family protein: MLLSLIWTAAVMGLMGGPHCLAMCAAPCAVVTSAGATGGSVVQVHGRRSRLWLRGTLFHAGRVAGYASLGALAAVAVEGLAWLNMRTTAMQPVWTFMHLGIMLWGILMMVQARQPAWIEGAGRALWRRVQPVVAAPGGSFASGFVWALMPCGLLYSALLVAALSGGALAGALSMAAFALGSGLWLLAAPWLWGRLRGRLNGLRAHWGSRAAGLLLFGVAAWALWMDLVYKPSLWCR; the protein is encoded by the coding sequence ATGTTGCTTAGCCTGATCTGGACTGCTGCCGTGATGGGCCTCATGGGCGGCCCGCATTGCCTTGCCATGTGCGCCGCGCCCTGCGCCGTGGTCACGTCGGCGGGGGCCACGGGGGGCAGCGTGGTGCAGGTGCATGGCCGGCGCAGCCGGCTATGGCTGCGCGGCACGCTGTTTCACGCGGGCCGGGTCGCAGGTTACGCCAGCCTGGGCGCGCTGGCCGCCGTCGCGGTCGAAGGGCTGGCCTGGCTCAATATGCGCACCACGGCCATGCAGCCGGTCTGGACCTTCATGCATCTGGGCATCATGCTCTGGGGCATCCTGATGATGGTGCAGGCGCGCCAGCCAGCATGGATCGAAGGCGCGGGCCGCGCGCTGTGGCGGCGCGTGCAGCCCGTGGTGGCGGCGCCGGGAGGCAGCTTTGCCTCGGGCTTCGTCTGGGCGTTGATGCCCTGCGGCCTGCTGTATTCGGCGCTGCTCGTGGCCGCGCTCAGCGGCGGGGCGCTGGCGGGTGCGTTGTCCATGGCGGCATTTGCGCTGGGCAGCGGGCTTTGGCTGCTGGCCGCCCCCTGGCTCTGGGGCCGTCTGCGCGGCCGGCTCAATGGCTTGCGCGCGCATTGGGGCAGCCGCGCCGCAGGGCTGCTGCTGTTTGGCGTGGCCGCCTGGGCGCTGTGGATGGACCTGGTCTACAAGCCTTCGCTTTGGTGCCGCTAG
- the hemN gene encoding oxygen-independent coproporphyrinogen III oxidase, whose amino-acid sequence MTAITPELLQRFDVPGPRYTSFPTADRFVEAFGQEDYILALQQRRQGAPGLARPLSLYVHIPFCESLCYYCACNKIVTRHPERAQTYLQYLAREIALHTEHCGTGQPVSQLHLGGGTPTFLSDAGLAELMALLRSHFNFQPGGEYSIEVDPRTVTPERLAYLAQLGFNRLSFGVQDFDADVQKAVHREQPASQVFALVQAARALGFESVNVDLIYGLPCQTPQSFERTLAQVGELRPDRIALYAYAHLPERFKPQRRIDTAALPGAAAKLAMLARALESFEQAGYVYVGMDHFALPTDALAVAKRQGRLHRNFQGYSTQPDCDLIALGVSAIGRVGATYSQNAKDLDEYYDFLDQGRLPVVRGLALGRDDLIRRAVIMALMCQGEVLFEALDQAWLIDSRRYFAAELEMLAELQSQGMVEIDAESLRVTAMGWYFVRAVAMTFDRYLQADRNRARFSRII is encoded by the coding sequence ATGACCGCAATCACCCCCGAGCTGTTGCAGCGCTTTGACGTGCCGGGCCCGCGCTATACCTCGTTCCCTACCGCCGACCGTTTTGTCGAGGCCTTCGGCCAGGAGGACTACATCCTGGCGCTTCAGCAGCGCCGCCAGGGCGCGCCCGGTCTGGCGCGGCCGCTGTCGCTGTATGTGCACATCCCGTTTTGCGAGTCGCTGTGCTACTACTGCGCCTGCAACAAGATCGTCACGCGCCATCCCGAGCGCGCGCAGACCTATCTGCAATACCTGGCGCGCGAGATCGCGCTGCATACCGAACACTGCGGCACCGGCCAGCCCGTGAGCCAGCTGCATCTGGGCGGCGGCACGCCGACCTTTCTGAGCGACGCCGGCCTGGCGGAGTTGATGGCGCTGCTGCGCAGCCATTTCAACTTCCAGCCCGGCGGCGAGTATTCGATCGAGGTCGATCCGCGCACCGTCACGCCCGAACGCCTGGCCTATCTGGCGCAGCTGGGCTTCAACCGCTTGAGCTTCGGCGTGCAGGACTTCGACGCCGACGTGCAGAAGGCCGTGCACCGCGAGCAACCGGCGAGCCAGGTCTTCGCGCTGGTGCAGGCGGCGCGCGCGCTGGGTTTCGAATCGGTCAATGTCGACCTGATCTACGGCCTGCCATGCCAGACGCCGCAGTCGTTCGAGCGCACGCTGGCCCAGGTCGGCGAGCTGCGGCCCGACCGCATCGCGCTCTATGCCTATGCCCACCTGCCCGAGCGCTTCAAGCCGCAGCGGCGCATCGATACCGCGGCGCTGCCGGGCGCGGCCGCCAAGCTGGCGATGCTGGCGCGCGCGCTGGAGAGCTTCGAGCAGGCCGGCTATGTCTATGTGGGCATGGACCATTTCGCGCTGCCCACGGACGCGCTGGCCGTGGCCAAGCGCCAGGGACGCCTGCACCGCAACTTCCAGGGCTACAGCACCCAGCCCGACTGCGACCTGATTGCGCTGGGCGTCTCGGCCATCGGCCGGGTAGGGGCGACCTACAGCCAGAATGCGAAGGACCTCGACGAGTACTACGACTTCCTCGACCAGGGCCGGCTGCCCGTGGTGCGCGGGCTGGCGCTGGGCCGCGACGACCTGATCCGGCGCGCCGTGATCATGGCGCTGATGTGCCAGGGCGAAGTGCTGTTCGAGGCGCTGGACCAGGCCTGGCTGATCGATTCGCGGCGCTATTTCGCAGCCGAACTGGAGATGCTGGCCGAGTTGCAGTCCCAGGGCATGGTGGAAATCGACGCCGAAAGCCTGCGCGTGACCGCGATGGGCTGGTATTTCGTGCGCGCAGTAGCCATGACGTTCGACCGCTATTTGCAGGCCGACCGCAACCGCGCACGGTTTTCACGCATCATCTAG
- the fnr gene encoding fumarate/nitrate reduction transcriptional regulator Fnr: protein MSLQAIKASCSNCNLRELCLPIGLNEDQMQRIDTIVAVRRKVKRGSLLFHNGEPFSSLYAIRTGFFKTCVATEDGRDQVTGFQMAGEIIGLDGIVNDRHTCDAVALEDAEVCVMPFDRLEELSREVTVLQNHVHKVMSREIVREHGVMLLLGSMRAEERLAAFVLNLVQRLHARGFSQSELVLRMTREEIGSYLGLKLETVSRTFSKFVEDGIVEVKQRHIRILDTDALKRIVNSQRCD, encoded by the coding sequence ATGAGTCTACAAGCGATCAAAGCCTCCTGTTCCAACTGCAACCTGCGCGAGCTGTGCCTGCCCATCGGCCTGAACGAAGACCAGATGCAGCGCATCGACACCATCGTCGCGGTGCGGCGCAAGGTCAAGCGCGGCAGCCTGCTGTTCCACAACGGCGAGCCGTTTTCCTCGCTGTACGCGATCCGCACGGGCTTTTTCAAGACCTGCGTGGCGACCGAAGACGGCCGCGACCAGGTCACCGGGTTCCAGATGGCCGGGGAGATCATCGGCCTCGACGGCATCGTCAACGACCGCCATACCTGCGACGCCGTGGCGCTCGAGGACGCCGAAGTCTGCGTGATGCCGTTCGACCGGCTGGAGGAGCTCTCGCGCGAGGTCACGGTGCTGCAGAACCACGTGCACAAGGTCATGAGCCGCGAGATCGTGCGCGAGCATGGCGTCATGCTGCTGCTGGGCAGCATGCGGGCCGAGGAACGGCTCGCGGCCTTTGTGCTGAACCTGGTGCAGCGCCTGCATGCGCGCGGCTTCTCGCAGTCGGAACTGGTGCTGCGCATGACGCGCGAGGAAATCGGCAGCTACCTGGGCCTCAAGCTTGAAACCGTGAGCCGCACCTTCTCGAAATTCGTCGAGGACGGCATCGTCGAGGTCAAGCAGCGGCATATCCGCATCCTGGATACGGACGCACTCAAGCGCATCGTCAACAGCCAGCGCTGCGACTAG
- a CDS encoding FixH family protein, protein MTQKTSPAHDPRPWWKFGFVWMVIGGPAVVVVAGVVTFWIAATHPDPVIDPDYYRHGSEINKTLSETPDMRLAPAMTGRNHAATPAELAPVDR, encoded by the coding sequence ATGACACAGAAAACCTCTCCCGCACACGATCCCCGCCCCTGGTGGAAATTCGGTTTCGTCTGGATGGTCATCGGCGGCCCGGCCGTCGTGGTCGTGGCGGGCGTGGTCACCTTCTGGATTGCCGCCACGCACCCCGATCCGGTGATCGACCCGGATTACTACCGCCACGGCAGCGAGATCAACAAGACGCTGTCAGAGACCCCCGACATGCGCCTGGCGCCCGCGATGACCGGCCGCAACCATGCGGCCACCCCGGCCGAACTCGCGCCCGTCGACCGCTGA
- the ccoP gene encoding cytochrome-c oxidase, cbb3-type subunit III has protein sequence MSDFVNNFWSIFVIVLTLGGILFCALLLFFTGRKKVVSAEDSTTGHVWDGDLRELNNPLPRWWVWLFVITVIFGIVYLAAYPGLGSMSGKLGWSQVGAYEAEMAKAKAQIEPLYARFAGMTPEQRAEDPQAMAIGERLFMNNCAQCHGSDARGGKSFPNLTDGDWLHGGAPEQIQQTITEGRFGIMPPMAAAVGTPEDVRNLAHYVLSLSGSPNDSLRASLGKSHFTACAACHGMDGKGNQAMGAPNLTDDVWLHGWGEAAIIDIVTHGKQNQMPAQKDKLTEGQIGVLTSYVWSLSNKAGAAH, from the coding sequence ATGAGCGATTTCGTAAACAATTTCTGGTCGATCTTCGTGATCGTACTGACCCTCGGCGGCATCCTGTTTTGCGCGTTGCTGCTGTTCTTCACGGGCCGCAAGAAGGTCGTGTCCGCCGAAGACAGCACCACCGGCCATGTCTGGGACGGCGACCTGCGCGAGCTGAACAACCCGCTGCCGCGCTGGTGGGTCTGGCTGTTCGTGATCACCGTGATCTTCGGCATCGTCTATCTCGCGGCCTATCCGGGCCTGGGATCGATGTCGGGCAAGCTCGGCTGGTCGCAAGTCGGCGCCTACGAGGCCGAGATGGCCAAGGCCAAGGCGCAGATCGAGCCGCTGTATGCGCGCTTCGCGGGCATGACGCCCGAGCAGCGCGCCGAGGATCCGCAGGCGATGGCCATTGGCGAGCGCCTGTTCATGAACAACTGCGCGCAGTGCCATGGCTCGGACGCGCGTGGCGGCAAGAGCTTTCCCAACCTGACGGATGGCGACTGGCTGCATGGCGGCGCGCCCGAGCAGATCCAGCAGACCATCACCGAAGGCCGTTTCGGCATCATGCCGCCGATGGCCGCTGCGGTGGGCACGCCCGAAGACGTGCGCAACCTGGCGCACTACGTGCTGAGCCTGTCGGGCAGCCCGAACGACTCGCTGCGCGCCTCGCTGGGCAAGTCGCATTTCACGGCCTGCGCGGCCTGCCACGGCATGGACGGCAAGGGCAACCAGGCCATGGGCGCGCCCAACCTGACCGACGACGTCTGGCTGCACGGCTGGGGTGAGGCGGCGATCATCGACATCGTCACCCACGGCAAGCAAAACCAGATGCCGGCGCAAAAGGACAAGCTGACCGAAGGCCAGATCGGCGTCCTGACGTCCTATGTCTGGAGCCTCTCCAACAAGGCAGGCGCTGCTCACTGA
- a CDS encoding cbb3-type cytochrome oxidase subunit 3, producing the protein MDIITTMRIVVTLASFAIFVGIWWWAYARRNQARFDEAAQLPFAQD; encoded by the coding sequence ATGGACATCATCACTACCATGCGCATCGTGGTCACGCTGGCGTCGTTTGCCATCTTTGTCGGCATCTGGTGGTGGGCCTATGCCCGCCGCAACCAGGCACGCTTCGACGAGGCAGCGCAACTGCCGTTCGCGCAGGACTGA
- the ccoO gene encoding cytochrome-c oxidase, cbb3-type subunit II yields MSEQNKKTSGFSHEKVETSNFWLIVLTLLTVAIGGLAEIVPLFYQKSTTEAVQGVKPYTSLQLVGRDIYQREGCYNCHSQMIRPFYAETLRYGHYSVAGEFVYDHPFQWGSKRTGPDLHRVGGKYSDEWHRIHLNNPRDVVPESNMPAYSWLEKTPADHATIASHMTALRKVGVPYTDDEIKASTDEVKGKTEMEAVIAYLQVLGTALK; encoded by the coding sequence ATGTCTGAACAAAACAAGAAAACCAGCGGCTTCTCCCACGAGAAGGTCGAAACCAGCAACTTCTGGCTGATCGTGCTGACGCTGCTGACGGTGGCTATCGGCGGCCTCGCCGAGATCGTGCCGCTGTTCTACCAGAAGTCCACCACCGAGGCGGTGCAGGGCGTCAAGCCCTACACCTCGCTGCAGCTGGTCGGCCGCGACATCTACCAGCGCGAAGGCTGCTACAACTGCCACTCGCAGATGATCCGCCCGTTCTACGCCGAGACGCTGCGCTATGGCCACTACTCGGTGGCCGGCGAGTTCGTCTATGACCACCCGTTCCAGTGGGGCTCGAAGCGCACCGGACCCGACCTGCACCGCGTGGGCGGCAAGTACAGCGACGAATGGCACCGCATCCACCTGAACAACCCGCGCGACGTGGTGCCCGAGTCGAACATGCCGGCCTACTCGTGGCTGGAGAAGACGCCGGCGGACCACGCGACCATTGCTTCGCACATGACCGCGCTGCGCAAGGTCGGCGTGCCGTACACGGACGACGAGATCAAGGCGTCGACCGATGAGGTCAAGGGCAAGACGGAAATGGAAGCCGTGATCGCCTATCTGCAGGTGCTGGGCACCGCGCTCAAGTAG
- the ccoN gene encoding cytochrome-c oxidase, cbb3-type subunit I produces MDALKNSAVHYDDKVVRQFSIMAVVWGVIGMAVGVLVAAQLAWPELNFGVPWLSFGRLRPLHTNAVIFAFGGSALFATSYYVVQRTCQTGLFMPKLASLTFWCWQLVIVGAVISLPMGYTQGKEYAELEWPIDLLILVTWVSYAIVFFGTIGIRKVKHIYVANWFFGAYIIAIALLHIFNNISMPAGLMKSYSAYAGVQDAMIQWWYGHNAVGFLLTAGFLGMMYYFIPKQAGRPVYSYRLSIVHFWALIFTYMWAGPHHLHYTALPDWTQSVGMVFSIILLAPSWGGMINGVMTLSGAWHKLRDDPILRFLIVALSFYGMSTFEGPMMAIKTVNALSHYTDWTIGHVHSGALGWVGLITMGSLYYLIPRLFGKDKMYSVPAIELHFWMATIGIVLYIAAMWIAGVMQGLMWRAVNPDGTLTYTFVESVKATYPFYVIRVVGGLLYLGGMLVMAWNTWMTAINGRSVKVLIPAVNPSHA; encoded by the coding sequence ATGGATGCTCTAAAAAACAGTGCTGTGCATTACGACGACAAGGTCGTAAGACAGTTTTCAATCATGGCGGTCGTGTGGGGGGTGATCGGCATGGCCGTCGGCGTGCTCGTCGCCGCCCAGCTGGCATGGCCCGAACTCAATTTCGGCGTGCCATGGCTCAGCTTCGGCCGCCTGCGGCCGCTGCACACCAATGCGGTGATCTTTGCGTTTGGCGGCAGTGCGCTGTTCGCCACCAGCTACTACGTGGTGCAGCGCACCTGCCAGACCGGGCTGTTCATGCCCAAGCTCGCGAGCCTGACTTTCTGGTGCTGGCAGCTGGTGATCGTCGGCGCCGTGATCAGCCTGCCCATGGGCTATACCCAGGGCAAGGAATACGCTGAACTCGAGTGGCCGATCGACCTGCTGATCCTGGTGACCTGGGTCAGCTACGCCATCGTGTTCTTCGGCACCATCGGCATCCGCAAGGTCAAGCACATCTACGTGGCCAACTGGTTCTTCGGCGCCTACATCATCGCCATCGCGCTGCTGCACATCTTCAACAACATCTCCATGCCCGCAGGCCTGATGAAGAGCTACTCGGCCTATGCCGGCGTGCAGGATGCGATGATCCAGTGGTGGTACGGCCACAACGCCGTGGGCTTCCTGCTCACGGCAGGCTTCCTGGGCATGATGTACTACTTCATCCCGAAGCAAGCCGGCCGTCCGGTGTACAGCTACCGCCTGTCGATCGTGCACTTCTGGGCGCTGATCTTCACCTACATGTGGGCCGGCCCGCACCACCTGCACTACACGGCGCTGCCCGACTGGACGCAGTCCGTCGGCATGGTGTTCTCCATCATCCTGCTGGCGCCGAGCTGGGGCGGCATGATCAACGGCGTGATGACGCTGTCGGGCGCCTGGCACAAGCTGCGCGACGACCCCATCCTGCGCTTCCTGATCGTCGCGCTGTCGTTCTACGGCATGTCGACCTTCGAGGGCCCGATGATGGCCATCAAGACCGTCAACGCGCTGTCGCACTACACCGACTGGACCATTGGCCACGTGCACTCCGGCGCGCTCGGCTGGGTCGGCCTGATCACCATGGGCTCGCTGTACTACCTGATCCCGCGCCTGTTCGGCAAGGACAAGATGTACTCGGTGCCGGCCATCGAGCTGCACTTCTGGATGGCGACCATCGGCATCGTGCTGTACATCGCCGCGATGTGGATTGCCGGCGTGATGCAGGGCCTGATGTGGCGTGCGGTCAACCCCGACGGCACGCTGACCTATACCTTTGTGGAAAGCGTCAAGGCGACCTATCCGTTCTACGTGATCCGCGTGGTCGGCGGCCTGCTGTACCTGGGCGGCATGCTGGTCATGGCCTGGAACACCTGGATGACTGCCATCAACGGCCGCTCGGTCAAGGTGCTGATTCCCGCAGTGAACCCGTCGCACGCCTGA
- the ccoS gene encoding cbb3-type cytochrome oxidase assembly protein CcoS: MEVLYLLIPLSVVLVLAIVAALWWAVYRGQFESVEQEGERILRND, translated from the coding sequence ATGGAAGTCCTGTATCTACTCATTCCGTTGTCAGTGGTCCTGGTCCTGGCCATTGTCGCCGCCCTGTGGTGGGCGGTTTACCGGGGACAGTTCGAGAGTGTGGAACAAGAGGGGGAGCGGATTCTGAGAAACGATTGA